A portion of the Streptosporangiales bacterium genome contains these proteins:
- a CDS encoding AAA family ATPase, whose product MAGGTGRGGGQGLAAISAPGLVGRDGELAALVEALSGQPALVLVAGEAGIGKSRLLREFLARNDGHRRRTLLVGCPPFREPYTLGPVVDAVRQATDDVADLGLSGLAGALRPVFPEWADGLPPAPEPLDDAKASRHRLFRALAELLSRLDVGTLVLEDLHWADEVTQEFLLFLASYDPQQLSLVVSYRPEDVPADSLLLRLSSRLRGRTPQLRLDLEPLDVDQTAGLVSSMLGGEHVSAAFATFLHGHTDGLPLAVEESVRLMRDRADLVRRDGEWVRRRLDEIEVPPTVRDAVLERTYRLGADAQVVLRAAAVLSDPTDEAVVIATSGLERDRATAGLTDALACGLLVEDERLLVSFRHMLAGRSVYDAVPTPQRRALHARAGRALEGRTPPPIARLARHFREAGDTETWCGYGERAADLALASGDEATATDLLCDMIGAGDLSPRALIRLFDKVSMGALAHPSSLHDIVRVLRAALAAGDHSREIEGELRFQLGRALSGLEEYTACGDEFVLAVPLLTHAPLKAVRAMLLLGRPRRTAEAVAGHRRWLERAAKSSVRLSATDRLGVQVERVTSLLLLGEEDGWAEAAKIPEEPASPDERQHVVRAHLNIGDAAVQWGRYPEARRRLQLTVEMAERYELVRNRWLARVNLVHLDWFTGNWQGLAERAADRELDGVDLPMLREAVLVRGLLLAVAGERVAAAEHLEQILADTGRTGAVDASLEPAAALAHVHLADGRVDEALAVTADAVTAMRTKGLWFLATEIVPARVQTLLAAGRVADAGELVDAFTAGLGGRGAPSAGAALELCRALLTEATGDASDAAVAYGRAAEAWQALPRPYDALLARERQARCLFASGDDDAALALLTGALAGLTELGAVADATRVTHALRQHGVDVKRPWRGGRRGYGDELSPRELDVARLVIGGRTNREIGAELYLSPKTVARHLHGAMRKLGVSTRTALAVSVVEAGLASDTGRPTAERAG is encoded by the coding sequence ATGGCCGGTGGGACGGGACGTGGGGGCGGGCAGGGACTCGCGGCGATCTCGGCGCCCGGCCTCGTGGGCCGCGACGGAGAGCTCGCCGCGCTGGTCGAGGCGCTGTCCGGGCAACCCGCGCTCGTCCTCGTCGCGGGTGAGGCCGGCATCGGCAAGTCCCGGTTGTTGCGGGAGTTCCTGGCGCGGAACGACGGTCACCGGCGCCGCACGCTCCTCGTCGGCTGCCCGCCGTTCCGCGAGCCGTACACCCTCGGCCCCGTCGTCGACGCGGTACGGCAGGCGACCGACGACGTCGCCGACCTCGGGCTCTCGGGGCTCGCCGGCGCACTGCGACCCGTCTTCCCGGAGTGGGCAGACGGGCTGCCGCCCGCACCGGAGCCGCTCGACGACGCGAAGGCGTCACGGCACCGGCTGTTCCGCGCACTCGCCGAGCTGCTGAGCCGGCTCGACGTCGGCACGCTCGTGCTCGAGGACCTGCACTGGGCCGACGAGGTGACGCAGGAGTTCCTGCTCTTCCTCGCGTCGTACGACCCGCAGCAGCTCAGCCTCGTCGTCTCGTACCGTCCCGAGGACGTGCCCGCCGACTCGCTGCTGCTGCGGCTCTCGTCGCGGCTGCGGGGCCGCACTCCGCAGCTGCGGCTGGACCTGGAGCCGCTCGACGTCGACCAGACGGCAGGACTGGTGTCGTCGATGCTCGGTGGCGAGCACGTCTCCGCCGCCTTCGCGACGTTCCTGCACGGGCACACCGACGGCCTCCCGCTCGCCGTCGAGGAGTCGGTGCGGTTGATGCGCGACCGTGCCGACCTCGTGCGCCGCGACGGTGAGTGGGTCCGCCGGCGGCTCGACGAGATCGAGGTGCCGCCGACCGTCAGGGACGCCGTGCTCGAACGCACGTACCGTCTCGGCGCGGACGCCCAGGTCGTGCTCCGGGCCGCGGCGGTCCTGAGCGACCCGACCGACGAGGCCGTGGTGATCGCCACCTCGGGCCTGGAGCGCGATCGCGCGACGGCGGGCCTGACCGACGCGCTCGCCTGCGGGCTGCTCGTCGAGGACGAGCGCCTGCTGGTGTCGTTCCGGCACATGCTCGCGGGCAGGTCGGTCTACGACGCGGTCCCCACGCCCCAGCGACGCGCGCTGCACGCCCGTGCGGGCAGGGCGCTCGAAGGGCGCACCCCGCCACCGATCGCGCGCCTTGCGCGGCACTTCCGCGAGGCCGGCGACACCGAGACGTGGTGCGGGTACGGCGAGCGCGCCGCCGATCTCGCGCTCGCCTCGGGAGACGAGGCCACGGCGACGGACCTGCTGTGCGACATGATCGGTGCCGGAGATCTGTCGCCCAGGGCGCTCATCCGGTTGTTCGACAAGGTCAGCATGGGAGCGCTCGCTCACCCGTCGTCGTTGCATGACATCGTTCGCGTGCTCCGCGCGGCTCTCGCCGCCGGCGACCACTCGCGCGAGATCGAGGGCGAGCTGCGTTTCCAGCTCGGTCGGGCGCTGAGCGGGCTCGAGGAGTACACGGCGTGCGGCGACGAGTTCGTGCTGGCCGTGCCGTTGCTGACCCACGCACCGCTCAAGGCGGTCCGGGCGATGTTGCTGCTCGGCCGGCCGCGCCGCACCGCAGAGGCGGTCGCCGGTCACCGCCGCTGGCTCGAGCGGGCCGCGAAGTCGTCGGTACGCCTGTCGGCGACCGACCGCCTCGGCGTGCAGGTGGAGCGGGTGACCTCGTTGCTGCTGCTCGGTGAGGAGGACGGCTGGGCGGAGGCGGCCAAGATTCCCGAGGAGCCTGCGTCGCCGGACGAGCGCCAGCACGTCGTCCGCGCACACCTCAACATCGGCGACGCGGCCGTGCAGTGGGGCAGGTACCCGGAGGCGCGGCGCCGGCTCCAGCTGACCGTCGAGATGGCGGAGCGCTACGAGCTGGTTCGCAATCGCTGGCTGGCCCGTGTGAACCTCGTCCACCTCGACTGGTTCACCGGGAACTGGCAGGGACTCGCCGAACGCGCTGCCGACCGGGAGCTCGACGGCGTCGACCTGCCGATGCTGCGTGAGGCGGTCCTCGTGCGCGGCCTGTTGCTGGCGGTGGCCGGCGAACGGGTGGCGGCCGCGGAGCACCTGGAGCAGATCCTCGCGGACACCGGTCGCACCGGCGCGGTCGACGCGAGCCTGGAACCGGCAGCGGCCCTCGCACACGTCCATCTCGCCGACGGTAGGGTCGACGAGGCGCTCGCGGTGACGGCCGACGCCGTCACCGCGATGAGGACCAAGGGACTGTGGTTCCTCGCCACCGAGATCGTGCCCGCCCGCGTCCAGACCCTTCTCGCCGCCGGCCGGGTCGCGGATGCCGGCGAGCTGGTCGACGCCTTCACCGCCGGGCTCGGCGGACGCGGCGCGCCGAGCGCGGGAGCCGCGCTCGAGCTGTGCCGGGCGCTGCTGACCGAGGCCACGGGCGACGCGTCGGACGCGGCCGTTGCGTACGGTCGCGCCGCCGAGGCCTGGCAGGCGCTGCCGCGCCCGTACGACGCGCTGCTCGCCCGGGAGCGGCAGGCACGCTGCCTGTTCGCGTCCGGTGACGACGACGCGGCGCTCGCCCTCCTCACCGGCGCGCTCGCCGGGCTGACCGAGCTCGGCGCCGTGGCCGACGCGACACGGGTGACGCACGCGCTGCGGCAGCACGGCGTCGACGTGAAGCGTCCCTGGCGCGGGGGGCGGCGAGGGTATGGCGACGAGCTCTCCCCACGCGAGCTCGACGTGGCGCGCCTGGTCATCGGTGGCCGGACGAACCGCGAGATCGGTGCGGAGCTGTACCTGTCGCCGAAGACGGTCGCGCGGCACCTGCACGGCGCGATGCGCAAGCTCGGCGTGTCGACCCGGACCGCACTCGCCGTCTCGGTCGTCGAGGCGGGCCTGGCGTCCGACACCGGACGACCCACGGCAGAGCGCGCGGGCTGA
- the rhaI gene encoding L-rhamnose isomerase, translating into MTDTAQVKELLRTQRIETPSWGYGNSGTRFKVFAQQGVPRTPYEKVDDAAKVHEYTGIAPSVALHIPWDTVDDYDALAKHAADRGVRIGTINANVFQDDDYRLGSVANPDPVIRRKAVAALLECVDVMDATGSRDLKLWFADGTNYPGQDDIRGRQDRLAETLARTYDRLSGQQRLLLEYKLFEPAFYSTDVPDWGTAYVHCVRLGTRAQVVVDTGHHAPGTNIEFIVALLLREKRLGGFDFNSRFYADDDLMAGAADPFQLFRIMHEVIRGGGFGADTGIAFMLDECHNIEPKIPGQIRSVLNVQEATAKALLVDADALARAQRSGDVLGANAVLMDAYDTDVRPLLAELRAEQGLDPDPMAAYARSGYAERIVAERVRGEQAGWGA; encoded by the coding sequence ATGACGGACACCGCGCAGGTCAAGGAGCTGCTGCGTACGCAGCGAATCGAGACGCCGTCATGGGGGTACGGCAACTCCGGCACCAGGTTCAAGGTCTTCGCGCAGCAGGGCGTGCCGCGCACCCCGTACGAGAAGGTCGACGACGCCGCCAAGGTGCACGAGTACACCGGCATCGCGCCGAGCGTCGCGCTGCACATCCCCTGGGACACCGTCGACGACTACGACGCGCTCGCGAAGCACGCCGCCGACCGGGGCGTGCGCATCGGCACCATCAACGCCAACGTCTTCCAGGACGACGACTACCGGCTCGGTAGCGTCGCCAACCCTGACCCCGTTATCAGGCGGAAGGCGGTCGCGGCCCTGCTGGAGTGCGTCGACGTGATGGACGCGACGGGGTCGCGCGATCTGAAGCTCTGGTTCGCCGACGGAACCAACTACCCGGGGCAGGACGACATCCGCGGCCGGCAGGACCGGCTCGCGGAGACCCTGGCGCGGACCTACGACCGGCTGTCGGGGCAGCAGCGGCTGCTGCTGGAGTACAAGCTGTTCGAGCCGGCGTTCTACAGCACCGACGTGCCCGACTGGGGCACTGCGTACGTCCACTGCGTGCGGCTCGGCACGCGCGCGCAGGTGGTCGTCGACACCGGACACCACGCGCCTGGCACCAACATCGAGTTCATCGTCGCGCTGCTGCTGCGCGAGAAGAGGCTCGGCGGGTTCGACTTCAACTCCCGGTTCTACGCCGACGACGACCTGATGGCGGGCGCCGCCGACCCGTTCCAGCTGTTCCGGATCATGCACGAGGTGATCCGTGGCGGCGGGTTCGGCGCCGACACCGGGATCGCGTTCATGCTCGACGAGTGCCACAACATCGAGCCGAAGATCCCCGGCCAGATCCGCTCCGTCCTCAACGTCCAGGAGGCGACGGCGAAGGCGCTGCTCGTCGACGCCGACGCGCTGGCGCGGGCGCAGCGGTCCGGTGACGTCCTCGGCGCCAACGCCGTGCTGATGGACGCGTACGACACCGACGTGCGGCCGCTGCTCGCCGAGCTGCGGGCGGAGCAGGGCCTCGACCCCGACCCCATGGCCGCCTACGCCCGCTCGGGCTACGCCGAGCGCATCGTCGCCGAGCGGGTCAGGGGCGAGCAGGCGGGTTGGGGAGCGTGA
- a CDS encoding rhamnulokinase, translating to MTTGGTVTCAAVDLGAASGRVVLGRVGADVLDVTEVHRVRNEPVRRGGHLCWDVPRLYDAVLDGLAVAARTADVVSVGVDSWAVDYGLLDADGELLGDVVHYRDERTAGLVDDVASVVPRQELYARTGIQFLPINTVYQLVAERADGRLAAARTMLLVPDLLAYWLTGEVGAEVTNASTTALLDVHTGGWATDLAERLGLPARLFPPLRHPGDRIGPLTADARRRTGLPEATQLLAVGSHDTASAVAAVPASGERFAYVSCGTWSLVGVELPAPVLSDESRAANFANERGVDDTVRYLRNVMGLWLLQECLRHWREDGFDADIAWLLRRAGDEPAFAAVVDPDDHAFLPPGDMPARIADACRRTGKAVPATPAATVRCVLESLALGHRRAVRDAVRLSGRDVDIVHIVGGGARNALLCQLTADACDRAVVAGPVEATALGNLLVQARALGRLGDLADLRRLVAATQPTTRYEPRPALVSRWDAVDASVPRTAGSG from the coding sequence ATGACCACGGGCGGGACGGTGACGTGTGCGGCCGTCGACCTCGGGGCCGCGAGCGGGCGGGTGGTGCTCGGCAGGGTCGGCGCGGACGTCCTCGACGTCACCGAGGTGCACCGGGTGCGCAACGAGCCGGTCCGCCGCGGCGGTCACCTGTGCTGGGACGTCCCGCGGCTGTACGACGCGGTGCTCGACGGACTCGCCGTCGCGGCGCGTACGGCCGACGTCGTGAGCGTCGGGGTCGACTCGTGGGCCGTCGACTACGGTCTGCTCGACGCTGACGGCGAGCTGCTCGGCGACGTCGTGCACTACCGCGACGAACGGACGGCCGGGCTGGTCGACGACGTCGCGTCCGTCGTGCCGCGGCAGGAGCTGTACGCGCGCACGGGCATCCAGTTCCTGCCGATCAACACCGTCTACCAGCTCGTGGCCGAACGCGCGGACGGCCGGCTCGCCGCCGCGCGCACAATGCTGCTCGTCCCCGACCTGCTCGCCTACTGGCTGACCGGCGAGGTCGGCGCCGAGGTGACGAACGCGTCGACCACCGCGCTGCTCGACGTCCACACCGGCGGCTGGGCGACGGACCTCGCCGAACGCCTCGGTCTGCCCGCGCGGTTGTTCCCCCCGCTGCGTCACCCCGGTGACCGCATCGGCCCGCTGACGGCCGACGCCCGCCGCCGCACCGGGCTGCCCGAGGCGACGCAGCTGCTCGCGGTCGGCTCCCACGACACCGCGTCGGCGGTCGCCGCGGTGCCCGCGAGCGGGGAGCGTTTCGCCTACGTCTCGTGCGGCACCTGGTCGCTCGTCGGCGTCGAGCTGCCCGCACCCGTCCTGAGCGACGAGAGCCGCGCCGCGAACTTCGCCAACGAACGCGGCGTCGACGACACGGTCAGGTACCTGCGCAACGTCATGGGCCTGTGGCTGCTGCAGGAGTGCCTGCGTCACTGGCGCGAGGACGGGTTCGACGCCGACATCGCGTGGCTGCTGCGCCGGGCCGGCGACGAGCCCGCGTTCGCCGCCGTGGTCGACCCGGACGACCACGCGTTCCTGCCGCCGGGCGACATGCCGGCGCGCATCGCCGACGCGTGCCGACGCACGGGGAAAGCCGTCCCCGCGACCCCTGCCGCGACCGTCCGGTGCGTGCTGGAGAGCCTCGCCCTCGGCCACCGCAGGGCCGTACGCGACGCGGTGCGGCTGTCCGGACGCGACGTCGACATCGTCCACATCGTCGGCGGCGGCGCGCGCAACGCGTTGCTCTGCCAGCTCACGGCCGACGCCTGCGACCGGGCGGTGGTCGCCGGTCCGGTCGAGGCGACGGCACTCGGCAACCTCCTCGTGCAGGCACGCGCCCTCGGGAGGCTCGGCGACCTCGCCGACCTGCGCCGTCTCGTCGCCGCCACGCAGCCGACGACGCGGTACGAGCCGCGTCCCGCCCTCGTCTCCCGGTGGGACGCCGTGGACGCATCGGTGCCACGCACCGCAGGCTCCGGCTGA
- a CDS encoding bifunctional aldolase/short-chain dehydrogenase — MTPEVGRLLDRSHELGADPRTTNYAGGNTSCKAAVDDPVTGTPTELLWVKGSGGDLGTLTEDGLAVLRLDRMRALVDVYPGVEREDEMVAMFDLCLHGRGGAAPSIDTAMHGLVPSAHVDHLHPDAGIAFAAAADGEALTRECFGDRVVWVPWRRPGFQLGLDIAAIHAANPRAIGCILAGHGITTWGDTSVECRDRSLDVIRTAQAYIDARVAEPFGAVLPGYAPLPDAERRARAAALAPVIRGLASKDRPQVGHFTDSAEVLDFLSRAEHPRLVALGTSCPDHFLRTKVRPLLLDLPPDAPLDDVVTRLAELHAAYREDYAAYYGRHATEDSPPMRGADPAIVLVPGVGMFSFGRDKQTARVAGEFYVNAINVMYGAEAISTYAPIGEAEKFRIEYWELEEAKLRRMPPPKPLATRIALVTGGGSGIGRAIARRLASEGACVAVADRDLAAAEETVAAIGGPDRAVAVRVDVGEEDAVEAAVRATVLAFGGLDLVVNNAGLSRSAPLVETSVDDWDLQHRVMARGSFLVSRAAARVLTAQDMGGDIVYVVSKNAVFAGPNNVAYGAAKADQAHQVRLLAAELGGQGIRVNGVNPDAVVRGSGIFASGWGAQRAAVYGVPEEKLGAFYAERTLLKHEVLPDHVAAAVFALVGGDLSQTTGLLVPVDSGVAAAFLR; from the coding sequence GTGACACCGGAGGTTGGGCGGCTGCTGGATCGCTCGCACGAGCTCGGGGCCGACCCGCGCACCACCAACTACGCCGGTGGCAACACGTCGTGCAAGGCGGCGGTCGACGACCCCGTCACCGGCACGCCGACCGAGTTGCTGTGGGTGAAGGGCTCAGGCGGCGACCTCGGCACGCTCACCGAGGACGGCCTCGCCGTCCTGCGTCTCGACCGGATGCGCGCGCTCGTCGACGTCTACCCGGGCGTCGAGCGCGAGGACGAGATGGTCGCCATGTTCGACCTGTGCCTGCATGGCAGGGGCGGTGCCGCGCCGTCCATCGACACCGCGATGCACGGCCTGGTGCCGAGCGCGCACGTCGACCACCTGCACCCCGACGCGGGCATCGCGTTCGCGGCGGCGGCCGACGGCGAGGCGCTGACGCGGGAGTGCTTCGGCGACCGGGTCGTCTGGGTGCCGTGGCGGCGTCCGGGGTTCCAGCTCGGGCTCGACATCGCCGCGATCCACGCGGCCAACCCACGGGCGATCGGCTGCATCCTCGCCGGCCACGGCATCACGACCTGGGGCGACACGTCGGTCGAGTGCCGCGACCGTTCGCTGGACGTGATCCGCACCGCGCAGGCGTACATCGACGCGCGGGTCGCCGAGCCCTTCGGCGCGGTGCTGCCCGGGTACGCTCCGCTGCCCGACGCCGAACGCCGTGCGCGTGCCGCGGCGCTCGCCCCGGTGATCCGCGGTCTGGCCTCGAAGGATCGGCCGCAGGTCGGCCACTTCACCGACTCCGCCGAGGTGCTCGACTTCCTCTCGCGCGCCGAGCACCCGCGACTGGTCGCGCTCGGCACCTCGTGCCCCGACCACTTCCTGCGCACCAAGGTGCGGCCGCTGCTGCTCGACCTGCCGCCCGACGCACCGCTCGACGACGTCGTCACGCGGTTGGCCGAGCTGCATGCCGCCTACCGGGAGGACTACGCGGCGTACTACGGGCGGCACGCCACCGAGGACAGCCCTCCGATGCGCGGCGCCGACCCGGCGATCGTGCTCGTACCGGGCGTCGGCATGTTCTCGTTCGGCAGGGACAAGCAGACGGCGCGTGTCGCGGGCGAGTTCTACGTCAACGCGATCAACGTCATGTACGGCGCCGAGGCGATCTCCACGTACGCACCGATCGGCGAGGCGGAGAAGTTCCGCATCGAGTACTGGGAGCTCGAGGAGGCCAAGCTCAGGCGTATGCCACCGCCGAAGCCGCTGGCCACACGCATCGCGCTGGTCACCGGCGGCGGCTCGGGCATCGGCCGCGCGATCGCGCGGCGTCTCGCGAGCGAAGGCGCGTGCGTCGCGGTCGCCGACCGCGACCTCGCCGCCGCCGAGGAGACCGTCGCGGCGATCGGCGGGCCCGACCGGGCCGTCGCCGTGCGCGTGGACGTCGGCGAGGAGGACGCCGTCGAGGCGGCCGTCCGCGCGACGGTGCTCGCGTTCGGCGGTCTCGACCTCGTCGTCAACAACGCCGGGCTGTCGCGCTCCGCGCCACTCGTCGAGACGTCCGTCGACGACTGGGACCTCCAGCACCGGGTGATGGCGCGCGGCTCGTTCCTCGTCAGCCGGGCGGCGGCGCGGGTGTTGACGGCGCAGGACATGGGCGGCGACATCGTCTACGTCGTCAGCAAGAACGCCGTCTTCGCCGGGCCGAACAACGTCGCGTACGGCGCGGCGAAGGCCGACCAGGCACACCAGGTGCGGCTGCTGGCCGCCGAGCTCGGCGGCCAGGGCATCCGGGTCAACGGCGTCAACCCCGACGCCGTCGTCCGCGGATCCGGCATCTTCGCGTCGGGGTGGGGGGCCCAGCGCGCGGCGGTCTACGGCGTGCCGGAGGAGAAGCTCGGCGCGTTCTATGCGGAGCGCACGTTGCTCAAGCACGAGGTGCTGCCCGACCACGTCGCCGCCGCGGTGTTCGCGCTGGTCGGCGGCGACCTGAGCCAGACCACGGGGCTGCTGGTGCCCGTCGACTCCGGCGTGGCGGCGGCGTTCCTGCGCTGA
- a CDS encoding glutathione S-transferase family protein → MSGDSYTHGRAEFDDRITADPNARWPVEPERYRLVASLACPWASRAVAVRRLLGLEDVLGLAIVDPIQDERSWRFTLDPGGRDPVLGIAFLHEAYDATGVDYSNGVSVPAIVDVPSGRLVTNDFHRITLDLSTQWTAYHRPGAPDLWPEPLRDEMDEVMGRVYRELNDPVYGAGFAGSQGAYEHAYAKVFGCLDWLSERLRDRRYLMGDHVTEADIRLFTTLVRFDPVYHGHFKCNRNKIAEDPVLWAYLRDLYQTPGIGDTVNMTHIKRHYYEVHTNINPSGIVPVGPDLAWTSPHGREELGGSPYGPDGTPPTRAADLPTYRDTLDT, encoded by the coding sequence ATGAGTGGCGACTCGTACACGCATGGCAGGGCCGAGTTCGACGACCGCATCACGGCCGACCCCAACGCGCGCTGGCCGGTCGAGCCCGAGCGCTACCGGCTCGTCGCGTCGCTCGCCTGCCCGTGGGCCAGCCGCGCGGTCGCCGTGCGCCGGCTGCTTGGCCTCGAGGACGTCCTCGGCCTCGCGATCGTCGACCCGATCCAGGACGAACGGAGCTGGCGGTTCACCCTCGACCCCGGCGGCCGCGACCCGGTGCTCGGCATCGCGTTCCTGCACGAGGCGTACGACGCGACCGGCGTCGACTACAGCAACGGCGTCAGCGTGCCGGCGATCGTCGACGTGCCGTCCGGCAGGCTCGTGACCAACGACTTCCACCGGATCACCCTCGACCTTTCGACGCAGTGGACCGCCTACCACCGGCCGGGCGCGCCCGACCTGTGGCCAGAGCCCCTGCGCGACGAGATGGACGAGGTGATGGGGCGCGTCTACCGGGAGCTCAACGACCCCGTCTACGGCGCGGGCTTCGCCGGCAGCCAGGGCGCGTACGAGCACGCGTACGCGAAGGTGTTCGGTTGCCTCGACTGGCTGAGCGAGCGGCTGCGTGACCGGCGATACCTCATGGGCGACCACGTGACCGAGGCGGACATCCGGCTGTTCACGACGCTGGTGCGGTTCGACCCCGTCTACCACGGCCACTTCAAGTGCAACCGCAACAAGATCGCCGAGGACCCGGTGCTGTGGGCGTACCTGCGCGACCTCTACCAGACCCCCGGCATCGGCGACACGGTCAACATGACGCACATCAAGCGGCACTACTACGAGGTGCACACGAACATCAACCCGTCCGGCATCGTCCCCGTCGGCCCCGACCTCGCCTGGACGTCACCCCACGGCCGCGAGGAGCTCGGCGGCTCCCCCTACGGCCCCGACGGCACCCCACCCACCCGCGCCGCCGACCTTCCCACCTACCGCGACACCCTCGACACCTGA
- a CDS encoding arabinose isomerase, which translates to MTVTQGSVGLDRVAGTRPRIGLVSGGLGAYWPQFPDLLPQLRESARRVGERLRELDADVVDVGFVSDAQEGAVAAEKLRAAGCDLICGFLTTYMTATMLVPVAQRSGAPMLLLNLQPTEVMDHATFDTGQWLAYCGACPLPEMANTFERCGVPFRSVSGYVEDERAWERIARWVSAAGIRATFRRGRHGLMGHLYPGMLDVSTDLTLVPAHFGGHVEVLEFDDLRVRVEKVTDVQVETKLAQTRQVFELDDSVDPDDLGWAARVACGLDVLVDDFEIDSLAYYHRGLDGETHERLGAGMILGASLLTARGVPAAGEYELRTSLAMLVMDRLGAGGSFTEIQALNFRDGVVEMGHDGPAHLAISDGRPLLRGLGVYHGKRGWGVSVEFDVRHGPVTAFGLTQLRDGSLRFVAAEGEVVAGPLLRIGNTTSRVDFGRDPGEWCDAWAATAMSHHWALGTGHRVGELRAVAELLEIPLVEVAP; encoded by the coding sequence ATGACGGTGACACAGGGTTCGGTCGGTCTCGACCGGGTGGCCGGCACGCGACCGAGGATCGGGCTGGTGTCCGGCGGTCTTGGCGCGTACTGGCCGCAGTTCCCCGATCTGCTGCCGCAGCTGCGGGAGTCGGCCAGGCGGGTGGGTGAGCGGCTGCGTGAGCTCGACGCGGACGTCGTCGACGTCGGCTTCGTCTCCGACGCGCAGGAGGGTGCGGTCGCCGCGGAGAAGCTGCGCGCGGCCGGGTGCGACCTCATCTGCGGGTTCCTCACGACGTACATGACGGCGACGATGCTCGTGCCCGTCGCGCAGCGCAGCGGCGCGCCGATGCTGCTGCTTAACCTGCAGCCCACCGAGGTGATGGACCACGCCACGTTCGACACCGGGCAGTGGCTGGCGTACTGCGGCGCGTGCCCGCTGCCGGAGATGGCGAACACGTTCGAGCGGTGCGGCGTGCCGTTCCGCTCGGTGTCGGGCTACGTCGAGGACGAGCGTGCGTGGGAGCGCATCGCGCGCTGGGTGAGCGCGGCCGGCATCCGTGCGACGTTCCGGCGCGGCCGGCACGGCCTGATGGGTCACCTCTACCCGGGCATGCTCGACGTCTCGACCGACCTGACGCTGGTGCCGGCGCACTTCGGCGGGCACGTCGAGGTGCTCGAGTTCGACGACCTCCGGGTGCGGGTCGAGAAGGTGACCGACGTGCAGGTCGAGACCAAGCTCGCGCAGACGCGACAGGTCTTCGAGCTCGACGACTCCGTCGACCCCGACGACCTCGGCTGGGCGGCCCGGGTGGCGTGCGGGCTCGACGTCCTCGTCGACGACTTCGAGATCGACAGCCTCGCGTACTACCACCGCGGGCTCGACGGAGAGACGCACGAACGCCTCGGCGCAGGCATGATCCTCGGCGCCTCGCTCCTCACCGCGCGGGGCGTCCCCGCCGCCGGCGAGTACGAGCTGCGCACGTCGCTGGCGATGCTCGTCATGGACCGGCTCGGCGCGGGCGGGTCGTTCACCGAGATCCAGGCGCTCAACTTCCGTGACGGCGTCGTGGAGATGGGGCACGACGGCCCGGCGCACCTCGCGATCAGCGACGGCAGGCCGTTGCTGCGAGGGCTCGGCGTCTACCACGGCAAGCGCGGCTGGGGCGTCTCGGTCGAGTTCGACGTACGGCACGGGCCGGTCACCGCGTTCGGCCTCACCCAGCTGCGCGACGGCTCGTTGCGGTTCGTCGCCGCGGAGGGCGAGGTGGTGGCGGGGCCGTTGCTGCGGATCGGCAACACGACCTCGCGCGTCGACTTCGGCCGCGACCCGGGCGAGTGGTGCGACGCGTGGGCGGCGACCGCCATGTCGCACCACTGGGCGCTCGGGACGGGACACCGCGTCGGCGAACTGCGCGCGGTCGCCGAGCTGCTCGAGATCCCGCTCGTGGAGGTCGCGCCGTAG